A region of the Chitinivibrionia bacterium genome:
ATAAAAATATTATATAGCAATAAACAAAAACAAGAAAAATGTGTTTTTTTGATTTTGTGCCGCGAAAATAAAGTATTTTTACCGGCGTTAAACAATACAATGCATTGTGGAGAAGTGTTATGAAATTAACTAAATTTTTTACCTGCCTGTTTTTTTGCTTTTGGGTCGCAGTCGCCTCGTCTATTTTCTTGCCTGACTTGAATTCGGATACTCTTACCGCTGAGCAAAAACTCCACATAACAAATTTGGTGCAGGAGCGCAGAAATCAAGACTTGGGGCTTGGGATAATAGGCGACGCAAGAGGCGGCAACACAAACAACCTGTCGAATTTGTCGAGAATTTTTATGGAAGACAGTCTTGAAATTGCCGCAAACGCTATTATAATAAGGTACGCAACGTTTTTACCGTCGCTGAATATTCCCCTGCAACCCGTTCGTCCGCTTATTACCGAAATTTTTTCCATAACGAATTTACTCAGAACAGATAACTTCGCAGTATTACTTGACGACGGAAACGCTACGCGAAACGGCGACACCATAAACGTTCCCGATGAAGGTTTTGCAATAATTCGCCACAATAACAATTACAGAATCACGCTTCATCCAAACACAAGGGTTGTTATTGCGCGCTCGCACATTTCGCTTATTGAAGGAGAATTGTCAATTTCACTGTCGGACAACATATTTCCCGACCAAGCCACAGGTTCGCTCAGAATAAATACCACAAACGGCAATTTCAACTTAAACGGAAGCGCGTTTATTTCATCGCGAGACACGACCGTTATGCAATTATACAGCGGAACTGCAATATTCGGAACGGACAACAGAACCCAAAGCATTACGGAAGGCAACGCAATGCTCGTTTTTTGGCAGGAAGTGATTGACGTAAGACCAATTCCGACCCTTCCGCAATTTCCGATAGCCGAAAATGAAGCTATACTTCCGGGCGACCCCGTAATTTTCGCAAACACAAGCGCCTTTCACCAACGACTTATAATTGCCGACGAAGAAAATAATAAAATAGCAGACACTATTATAAACGTTGACACCTTAAATCTAATGCTTGATTACGGTAAAAAACAATTTTTCTTACAGGACATTGACACTCTCGGGATTTTTTCAGATTGGGCGCACATAAACGTGGACTTGCAAAGAAAAAGCGGACTTAAATCGCTCGAAATTTTTAGCGACACGCTTTTTTACACCACCGACCACCGCTTCTTCACATTCAACGGCGTTGCGGAAACAAGCGTAAGAGTTTTTGTAAATTACGACGAACTGACACTCTCCCAAGACGGAAATTTCAGCCACAGAATAAAGTTGCAGGATGAGCTGAACCATCCCGACGTAGTTATATTGTACAGAGATTTGAGCGCAGACACAGTTTCGCCTGCTATTTTTTACACAGGATTTGACGAAAGAATTACAATGAACGACTTGATTATGGACTTGCCGGCATTCACCGTAAGCCGCACATACAAATGGCGAGGCACGGCTCCGACCGCCACAAGAGTTTCAGTAAACGGCTTGAATTTGGAAATCGGCGAGGACGGTTTTTTTGAGAGGACATTACGTACACGCGCTTTCATAAATCACCCCGTAATAATGGAAATAGATTTTGAAAACGGAAACAGCAAGGTATTCGAGAGACACGTAAGTAGAAAACGATACACAAGTTCCGGAGAAATAGGATTTCGCGAAGCAATGATTTCGGTAGTCGCCGCACTTTGCGTCGGCTCATTATTGGCGACATCTTTGTTAGCGCAACAAAGATAATTTTTTTTAATTTACAAGTCGTATTTATATATATATTGTACGTACGCGGCGTAAAATTTCATATTTGGAAAGGATTTTGGCACTTATTATGGCTAATTTTTTGTTTTTTTTGTCGGGCGCGTCGTCGCTCATTTATCAAATTTGTTGGATTAGATTATCATCACTCATTTTCGGCTCTACAATAGCCGCTTTATCTATGACCACAGCCGTTTTCTTCGGCGGAATGGCTCTGGGAAACTATTTAATAGTGCGAAAACCACGAGAATTTACACCAAAATTATACGCAAAATTAGAATACGCGCTTGTACTTTTGGGACTTGTAAGTATTGTATATTTCAGATTTGCCGCAACTTTGCCCTTTAACGACAGTTTTTTAGGATTTCTGCCGCAACTTTTGCTTATGATTGTCGCCGTCGGACTTCCCGCAATAATTATGGGCGCGTCGTTCCCCGTAATGGTCGGTCTTACAAAAGAAAATTCGCCCGAAAAGAAAATATCGGGAGTGTATTTCATAAATTCGCTCGGCGCGGTTTTCGGAACTGTTCTTTGCGGATTTGTCCTTTTGCAATTTATCGGAATAACAAGTTCCATATTTGCCGCCGCCGCAATCGGTCTTTTTATTGCTGTCTCGGTGAGATTTGTATTTAAAAACAGTGCGACCCCCGCCCCCGTTTTACCCGCCGCTCCCCTACCGCTTTTGCCGATAGTTCTTTTTGCAATCGTCGGATTTAACGGAATGTTAGCCGAAATTGTAGCAAACAGATTTTTGGCACTCATTATTACAAACACTATTTTTGTTTATACGCTGACTATCGCTTTCGTAATTTTAGGTTTGTCGCTCGGAGCGGGAATTTTCGGAAAAATTATGGAGAAACTGCCCAAAGATTACAACTGGTTCGGCATTTTGGCATTTGCTTGGGCGGCTGTTTTCGGCGCGATTTTCTTTTTACTTCCCACCCGTTTTTGGATGACAACCACGGCAGAACAGACAATTTCCTCTATTGTATTTATAACCGCCATTATCGCGTTTATTCCCTCTCTTATATCGGGAGCAATGTTTCCTGCGGCAATCAGAATGACAAACAACAAATCGAGCGAGAAAATTGCGGGGGTTCTGTCGTCCGTAAACACACTCGGCGGAATTTGCGGCTCGCTTTTGGCAGGATTTGTGCTTTTACCGACAATCGGGGTTGCCAATACCGTTCTTTTGGCTATAATTATTTCCGTATCGGTCGCATTTTTTGCCATTTACAAATATTCGCCTAAAAAAATCACGCTCATTTTAGTTTTACTGCCAATCGCCGTGCTATTTTTCGGGCATACAAATTACAGAGATTTTATAAGAAATTATCTGTCTTTCGGCAAACGCCAAACCCTTTTGGTTTACAAAGAAGGGCGCGAAGCTGTAGTTTCGGTTTTAACGGCAGGCGGCGTAAAAACAATGGAAATCGACCGCTTGTGGCAAGGTGAAAACCGCAAAACGCGTCAGATTATGGCGGCGCACATTCCCGCAATAATCTCAAGAGACGACCCGAGAAATGTTCTCATTATAGGTTTCGGAACAGGACTTACGGCGAGCAGATTTTTGCATTACGACATAGAAAATCTTGTTGCCGTCGATATAGAAAGAGCTGTATTCGACTTCGCAAAAAGTGAATTCGGCGCAGATTTTCTTTACAACGACAACGTTAGAATACTTGTTGAAGACGGACGAAATACTCTTAGGCGCCAAGATTTAAAATACGATATAATTTCAGTGGAAATCGGACAAGTTTTCCGCCCGCACTCCGCAGGATTTTACACTCGCGAATTTTACGAAGCCGCTTCACTCAGGCTTACCGAAAACGGAATTATAAGCCAATTTGTGCCGATAGCATCGTTTAACTTCCATAAATTTAAATCGGTAATAAAGACATTTATCAGCGTTTTCCCGAATGCTCAATTATGGTACAACGGAAGCGAATTTTTACTGCTCGGCACAAACGGCGAATTTTCAGATTTGAGCAGTGAACGAGCAACAAATATATTCACGCAAAACCAAAGTGTAATAAATGATTTGAAGTGGAGTTATTGGGGCGGCGCTCTTTATCCGCTTTCCGACAGACGAGTTCTTGCGGCAAACTTCCTTATGGGACGCCACGATTTGGCGTCAGTCGCAATGGACGGCATAATTTTTACCGACGACCTGCCGATACTTGAATTTTACGCCGCCGTTAATCGTCAAAACCCGCCTTTTATTGACTCTTTGCAAAGATTTCTTTCTCCCGTGGAATTGATAATCCCCGAAATTATAGACCGAGACGACCTATTGGGAATAGAAGGAATACGCAAAAGCAACATTGGCGACATAATCGCGAGCGAACTGTTTTTTGCGTATATGAACCAAATACACCCCGTCCCCGCACTTTTGGAAGAAGCGTTAAAGCATAACCCGCTGAACTTGCACGTATTATCGGAACTCGCAAGCATAAAATATGAACAGCGAGACTTTCAAAACTCGGTGGTATTTTTCAATATGGCATTAAGACTAAATCCGCACAACACCTTTATGCGCCGACAATTCGCCCTCGCTTTAATACAAGTTGACGCGATAAATCCCGCTATAGAAAATCTTCTGATAACCATAGATATGGCGCCCGACGATTTCATAGCGCACACCATACTCGCAGGTCTTATGATACAGCGCCAAAATTTTGAGTTGGCAATGGAGCACATAGAGTTTGCTTTGCGAATAAGACCGAATTACTCGGAAGCATTGCGTATGCACGAGTATTTGAGCACCCTGTTTCAAATGCAGGACACGCTTCGATGAGCGTTAGATATAAAGCGGGAAGTTTTGAATGCGGCGGCGGTTTTGTACGCAGTATTCTTCGTGAGAAAACAAATGGGGACGAACAAATTTTGCTTGTAAATACAAATAAAACTTATTCGTCTCCCGACGACGCCGCAATTCTTGCCAAAACCGATATTGAACAATCGCTCGCTTACGCTCAAAGCGGCAAATTTCAAAGCATAGACCACGCGCTCAGCGCAACAGGCTATCAACAAATAGTTGAAGAAAAAGAGTAAGGGCAGGTTTTTTACAACCTGCCCTACATAAATTTAACCAAACAAATTGCAGAAGATTAAAATCTTACCCCTGCGCCGAGAGTAATCGCTGAGCCCAAATTATTTACAAGCCCAAATCCGCCTTCAGCCCAAAAGTTTATTCTTGGTGTGAAGAACCAACGAATACCCGGTCTTGCCATAACAACAAAATCCGTATTGGTACCATCATCTCTGGAAACTCCCGCTTGCCAGCTCCAACTATGAATTCTTAAACCTGCGCCAACTACTACATACGGGTCAAGAACAGTTGCAACTGTTATATTGCCTTTGGTAGCAGGAATACCGAACGGGTGAAATCCAAAGCGAAAAGCAGGTGTAATGTATGTGTGCTCCCATTCTGTAAGAACTCTTCTATAACTATGCTGAAATAAACCGAACTCTGCTCCCGCTGAGAACATATCAGTTATCATACGGTCATACACAAGCGTAACACCTGGACGGGTTTTGTCGTAGCTATTGTTTTTGTCATTGTAAAGACCTGTGTTAAGAGTGAGACCTGCATTAAAAGCATTGTCTCCCGCTCCAATCGCCAATTCGCGTTGAGCAAACGCCACTGTTGCTACAAGAAAAAGCACAAAAAACATCTTTTTCATAAAAAAACTCCTTAAAAAAAATTAAAATTGTTATCTATTTAAAAACCACCACTAAAATAATATCTGCCGACTGCATAAATCAGCAAAATCTCACATAGAGGCTTAATTTTCAAATAATAAAAGGCGATAACAATAAATTATCGCCTTAAATAAATCCTCGTTTACGCTGTAGCTCTTACTTTTTCCACTACAGCTTTGAACGCGGTAGGTTCGTTTACTGCAAGGTTTGCAAGAACTTTTCTGTCTAATTCGACATTGTTCTTTTTGAGACCTGCGGTGAATGTTGAATAATTAAGCCCGTGTTCGCGAACTGCCGCGTTAATTCTCATTATCCACAAAGCGCGGAACTGTCTCTTTTTCTGTTTTCTGTCGCGATAAGCATAAACGCCCGCGCGCCAAACTGCGTCCATTGCGCTGACTATCGCATTTTTTCTTTTGCCGAAATATCCTTTTGCGGCGTGGAGCACTCTTTTTCTTCTTGCTCTGGAAGCAACCCTATTTTTAGCTCTTGGCATTTTTTCTTCCTTTCCTTATGCAGCAATCATTGCTTTAATTTTTTTCTCTTGCGATTTGTGAACAAGCGCCGACCCGCGAAGATTTCTCTTTCTCTTCGGACTTTTCTTGGTCAAAATGTGGTTTTTAAACGCCTTACTGCGTCTTACTTTTCCCGTTCCCGTCAAACCAAACCGTTTTTTCGCGGCTTTTCTGGTCTTCATTTTAGGCATAACCTTCTCCTTTGATAATATTATTTTTTGTTAAACTCTAATTTTCCACTTTTTTGGGCGGGCTTACCCCGCCCACGACACCGATAAAATTTTATTCTTCAGTAGTTTCTGTGATTTCGTCGTCGTTGTCGTCAGTCTCCTCCACAGGCGGTTTTTGTTTGCTCAAAGTTGCAAATTCTTCAGGGTGCTCTTTTTCGTACAGCTTTATCTTTTTGGCGTCGGGCATATAATTTGACATCATACTCTTGCCTTCCAAAAAGAATTTTCTCTCGGCTGTTCCCAAAACTTCCAAGTCTTTATCGACCCTCTTCAAAACTTCTGCGCCCAAATCCTTATACATATTCTCGCGCCCGCGAAAAACAAGCGTTATTTTTACTCTGTGTCCTTTAATCAAAAACGCCTTTGCGTGCTTCATTTTAAAATCGTAGTCGTGCGTATCAACTCTCGGAGCAAGTTTTATCTCTTTTACGGTAGTTTTTGCTTGTTTTTTCTTGTTGTCTTTCTGTTTTTTAGCCTGCTCATACTTGTATTTTCCGTAATTCATAACCTTGCAAACGGGCGGAGTGGCGGCTTCCGCAATCAAAACCAAATCCAAATCTCTGCCCCTCGCAACATCCATTGCATCGCGCGAAGACATAACTCCCAACGGCTCGTTGTCCGCTCCGATTACTCTAACCTCCGAAAAACGTATCATATCGTTAATCTTCGTTGTATCCTCTTCTCTTTGAGGTCTCTGAAATCTGTTTCCGGCTATTTTGCCCTCCAGTTTTATGGTTTAATAAACTCAATATCCCGATTTTTCGGATACCTGTTTTTGCAGTTTTTCAATAAATTTGTCTATCTCCTGCGCGCCCAAATCTCCCTGACCGTGAAGCCTGACGGAAATATTGCCCGCGCTCTGCTCTTTTTCGCCTATAATCAGCATATAAGGAACTTTATTAACTTCCGCGTCCCTAATCTTAAAGCCGATTTTTTCGTTTCGAGTATCCATTTCCACTCTAATTCCCGCTTGCTTTAGTTTCCCAAAAACTGTTTCGGCGTAAGGCAAAAAGTTGTCGCTGACAGCTATTATTTTTGCTTGGACGGGAGCAAGCCAAAGCGGCATAAATCCTGCGTAATGTTCAAGCAGAATTCCGATAAATCGCTCCATTGAGCCCAAAAGCGCGCGGTGTATCATAACGGGACATTTTTTTTGTCCGTCGCTGCCCGTGTATTCCAATTCAAAGCGCATAGGCATACTGAAATCCAACTGAATTGTGCCGCATTGCCAGCTTCTTTTAAGGCAGTCGCGAATATGAAAATCAATTTTAGGTCCGTAAAACGCGCCGTCGCCCGGGTTTAATTTGTAGTCGATTTTGCGGTTTTCGAGAACGTTTTGCAATGATTTTTCCGCGATTTCCCAAACGCTGTCGTCGCCGATGTACTTTTCGGGTTTTGTCGATAATTCAACAAAAAAGTCGCTGAAACCGAATGTCTTATACACGTCGAATATAAATTCTATAACATCGTTAATTTCTGTTTCGATTTGCTCGGGCATACAAAATATATGCGCGTCGTCCTGAGTAAATTGGCGCACCCTGAAAAGCCCGTGAAGCGCCGACGATTTTTCGTGCCTGTGAACAAGTCCGAATTCAAAATTACGGATAGGCAAATCGCGGTAAGAACGAACGGTGTTTTTGTAAATCAGAAGTCCGCCCGGGCAGTTCATCGGCTTAATCGCATAAGGCTGTTCGTCGATTTCGACAAAATACATATTGTCCTTATATTTGTCCCAATGTCCGCTTTTATGCCACATTGTTTCGTTCAGAATAACGGGCGTTTTTATTTCGCCGTAGCCGCGTTTTATATGCTCCGCGCGGCTGAATTTTGCAACTTCGTCGTAAAGCGTCATTCCCTTGGTGTGCCAAAACGGGAAACCTATCCCCTCTTCGTGAAAACTGAACAAGTCCAATTCTTTGCCGAGTTTGCGGTGGTCGCGCTTTTTCGCCTCTTCCAAAAGCGTAATATATTCGTCCAAATCTTTCTTTTTCGGAAACGAAATCCCGTAAATTCTCTGCATCATAACAGGATTGTCCTTATGATGCTCGGGACGCCAATGCGCCGATGAAGTCGCAAGCAATTTGAACGCCTTAATATATCCCGTATCGGGCAAATGCGGTCCGCGGCACATATCCTGCCAAGCACCCTGAGTATAAAATGACGGGTCGCCGACAATATTGCTTTCGAGCAGTTCTATTTTATATTTTTCGCCCTTGCTTTCAAAGTATTTTTTTGCCTCTTCGCGGCTCATAACGGAGCGAGTATATTCTTTTTTCTGCAATGATATTTCAGTCATTTTTTTCTCAATAGCAGTCAAATCTTCGGGCTTAAACGGCTCCACGTCTCCAAAATCATAATAAAAACCGTTTTCGATTGCAGGACCTACCGCCAATTTTGCGTTCGGATACAAGTCCTGCACCGCCTGCGCAAGCAAATGCGACGAAGAATGCCAAAACACCTCTTTACCCTCGGGCGAGTCAAAAGTAATGACCGAAACCTTGTCGCCGTCGGACAATTTATAATTCAAATCGACTAATTCACCATTCACGCAACCCGCGAGCGCATTTTTTGCAAGACCTATGCTTATTGTCGAAGCAAGTTCGGCAACGGTAGCATTATCGGCAATTTCAATCCGAGTTCCGTCGGGAAGAAATACTTTCATTTTTTATCCTCTACAATCTGACACAAAAAAAAACCAAAAGTTTCGCTTCTAATCATAAGCATTACGCCCAATCCCTGCGGTGCGAAAATAACCTTGGGATTTGTAAGTTTTTCGTGGTGGGCAACAGCAGACTCGAACTGCTGACCCCTTGCATGTCAAGCAAGTACTCTAACCAACTGAGCTAGTCGCCCACAAAATTCGGGAGGAAAATAATATATTCCCAAAGCAAAATGCGGTTTTTGATACGAAAACGTGAAATTTTCCTGTTTTTTATGGGAATGAGCTCAAAAATAGGGCAACCTCAAGGGTTGCCCTATACAAGAAATTATCGGCTTACGCCAATTCTTGCAGAATACAAATATCGTCTTCCGCTGATACCTGTTGCCTCTGCGATAATCAAATATGTGCCGTTGGCGACAAATCTGCCTGAGGGGTTGGTTAAATCCCATATAATCGCGTTATCATCGGCGTTTTGTAGGGGCGGGTTTGAAACCCGCCCGTACGCGGAGGTTTCCGAAAACACAACATTGCCCAAATTATCTAAAATCACCAAATTCACCGTTGCTCGTTCAGGCGTTATCACCGAAATCCTCGCAAAATCCGACACTACCGCGTTTTCGAGAATAATCCCGTATCTGCTATCGCGCAATGCATTTTGGCGAATAAAACTTGGACGAAACTCATCCGTTCTTATAAAAAACTCCGTTGCTCCGATTTGGTAGTTTTCTGCAAGCATTCCCTCGGTTTCTATTCTCAGCAGATACAATCTGTATCTTACAAGGTCGTCCGAACGTCCGAAGCGAGACGAAGCTTCTATTTCTGGTTCGGGAATATCGATAATTCTTACCGTGGGGCGCTCTGTGCCGAAAACGCTTATGTCGTCGGTTTGTCCGTCGGGGTCTGTTGCAAAGTTATTAAAACCAAGCAATGTGGAAATCAGATTTTGCAAATTTGCCCGATTGGGAAGCAAATCAGGGGCTAGGGCTACATTCACGGTATCTCTTTCTGTTGTGCTTAGCGCTAAACTTACTCTTTCGTCTCTTTCGGCTTCTATTACAATGTTTATCTGGCGTTTCCGTATTGTGTAGGCGCGGGTGTTTTCGCGCAATATATAATTTCGACGAGTTGCTTCGTCTTCTATTATCGCCAAAACAGGGATGTTTTCTCCCGCTCCGCTTCGAAGTCCCGAAACGTGCAGGGGAATGTCGGTTTCGCCGTCGCTTACGCTTGCCGCGGGTACTTGTACCGTCCAATCAAAAGTAAACGGTCCGAGATTTGTCCATTGAACGGTTAATTCTTTAGGGTTAATTGTAAAAGGCATCACATGATTTCTAAGCATTACATTAGGATACTCCCCAACTAATTGAGCGACGGCGGCATGGCTTCCCGCATTACTTTGTCCGCCCACTATCTTTATCTCATAATCGCCCGCGACGCTTGCCGAAGGAACCTGCAAAGAGCCGTCGTATATAAAAAAGGTATTGCCCCAATCGACGTTTATAATCATTATTCCGGGTGCAACAATCGTAAACATGGCGGTAGCCGTTCCCGAATAATCACTGATACCCTTAACCGTGACCGTAGCCGAGGACGATACGGCAATGTTATTTGTAAACTCAACCGTATAATCTATATCACGCTGCAAAATAATTCCGTTTACAACAACCTGAACATCCGGGCGGATTTCGCTGCCGTTATGAATCTGCACATTTATCGGAGTTATGGCGTTTGGCGGAATAGGGGTTACGCTTACAGGCGGGGTGTTTGACGTCCAGCGGGCGTAAAGCGTGATGTTTTCGTTGACAATATCGCTATCGAAATCCCAAGCCGTGGTTAGTCCCAAATCGAGAAACCAGCCGCCGAAAGTAAAGTCGCTTCGGGTGGGAGCGGAGGGGGCGGTGATTTGGGAGCCCGGGCTGATGTTGCTAAGGTAAGGGATTGCGGAGCCGCCGTTGGAGTTGAATACAACTCTGTGGAATGTGATGTTGCCGGCGTTAATGTGGCGCAAAAACGGAAAGCCGTCATTTATATTGGCGTTAATTCCCCAAATTGTGGTGAAGTTCCAGTTGGTAAAGTATGATTGCTGGCGCATTTGTGTAGTGGTGAGCGGAACTCCTCTGCCGTCGTTGTCGGTTCTGCCGCTGGTTTGGCTGTTGAAAAAGGAGTTGGCGACAGTGCCGGAGTTGCTGCCGACTAAACCGCCGATGTTGCTTACGGAGCCGACAATCAAGCCGGCTGAGTAGCTGTTTTCGATGGTACCGAAATTGGCGCCGACCAAGCCGCCGCCGCCGGTGCTTGCAATTGCTGTTGCTACTGTTATTGCTAGTAGCAAGAGGATGAATTTGTGTTTGTTTTGTTCCATTTCATATCTCCTTTTTATTTTGTTTTCCTCACCCCAACCCTCTCCATTTTGGAGAGGGAGTTATTAAAATGCACTGTCGGCTTTCAAGCCGGTTTTTTGTCAAATGCCTCCCTGCAATATTTAAATTGCGGGAAACACCACGCGGAAACCGTATTGGTTGTTGCGAGCCATCCAATTGTCGTAGGGATGGGCCGCTACACGAGCACTACGCACAAAAGACATCCAACTCCCTCCGCGTAACACGCGTCCACTACTAAACGGTGTACTCGTCCATTCCCAAACATTACCGCTCATATCGTAGATCCCTAACTCATTTGCCGCTAAACCTCCAACAGGTTGAGTGCTTAGTGTCGGTCTATGCTGGTCATACCAAGCAACATCGTTTGCTGTATTGCTACCCGCCCAAATAAAATCTACTCCTCCGTTATTTCCTTGCCGACGATTTCCGCCGCGGGCTGCAAATTCCCATTCGTGGGCTGTCGGAAGCCGTGCGCCAACACGTGCCAAAAAACCATCCGCTGAAGTTATATCATTAAAATTTACCATCTCCACAGGATTGTTGGGACGACCGCTAAAATTCGACGGAGTAGCACTTAAACTTGGGTGCCCTGTCATTACCACCTGATACTGCGCTTGCGTTACAGGGAAACGCCCTATCCAAAACCCTTGACTTATTGTCTGACTTGTGCCTGCCGTACTGTTTTGCGCACAGAAACCAAACATAAACGTACCCGGTGCAACATAAATTAAATCAATGTGAATACCGCGCACTAAGAGCCGTACACCTTGACCTTCTACAGGATTTGAAGGAAGAGATGTAACAATAGGAAATTCGGGAAGATCAACTTGCACTCTTGTTTCAACCAAAGAAAATGAATTTCTTATAGTTCCTCTGTTTTCTGCTACCAAACCGCCAACACTTGGTGCGGCTACTACACCAGAAGCGCGAACTTCCTCAATTGTTCCTCGATTTACCGCCGCAATCGCACCTGCCAAATTAACGCCGATAATATTTATATCAACAGACAAATTCCGCACTACTCCACTGTTGCCAATAAAACCGAAAAATCCAAGATTACCGTCTGCGCTCAAGTTGTTTATTACTACGCCGCTGACGGTTCGTCCGTTTCCGTCGAATGTTCCTTGAAATTCCGGTATCGGCACCCACTCTCCTGTGAGAGCGATGTTGTTAGCAAGACGATAATGCGCCGTTAAGTTGTTGCGCACCACGTTCAGGTGTTCGGGCGTTGAGATGACGAACGGGGCGGCGGCGGAGCCGTCGCCGTTGGTGAATGCCCATAGGTTTGTGGCGATAGATAGTGCTATCGCCAATGGTTTGAGTAGGTTGTTGGTTTTCATTTTTATTCTCCTTTTTGTTTTTATTGTACAACAACTTATACAATTTATTCAAATTTCTAAACCCATCTTTTTTTTCTTCATTTTTGTAATGTAATTTACAAATCAACTTTGATAATTTATAAATTATTACAAGAACAATAATTAAATGCACGCACGCAAAAACACTAAATACATTAACATTAATTTTATCGTCTATCAGTGGAAAACTAATAGCAGTAATGTTATTGGCAAACATTATTATTATCATAATTATTGTAATGCCTACAAGAAGTACTGCAATACCAACAAGTATTGAGTCTGTAAAAACTCCA
Encoded here:
- a CDS encoding formylglycine-generating enzyme family protein, encoding MFGFCAQNSTAGTSQTISQGFWIGRFPVTQAQYQVVMTGHPSLSATPSNFSGRPNNPVEMVNFNDITSADGFLARVGARLPTAHEWEFAARGGNRRQGNNGGVDFIWAGSNTANDVAWYDQHRPTLSTQPVGGLAANELGIYDMSGNVWEWTSTPFSSGRVLRGGSWMSFVRSARVAAHPYDNWMARNNQYGFRVVFPAI